A genomic segment from Nitrospirota bacterium encodes:
- a CDS encoding CYCXC family (seleno)protein, protein MANKGKKKQKVSEKKGKPPVIWIVFALSVLILVLAVSGKIPFTNSQKNDGKSFFVKGGETRPVIDPAMFTGLTRSAYAAARENPEVLDQVYCYCNCSEPPFYHKSLLSCFTGNHGAGULLCQQEALRASQTYKEGKKIEDVKATIDREFGM, encoded by the coding sequence ATGGCTAACAAGGGAAAGAAGAAGCAGAAAGTTTCAGAGAAGAAGGGCAAACCCCCTGTTATCTGGATTGTCTTTGCCCTTTCAGTGCTCATCCTTGTACTTGCTGTCTCCGGTAAAATTCCTTTTACCAACTCGCAAAAAAACGACGGAAAGTCCTTCTTTGTCAAAGGGGGAGAGACACGTCCTGTGATAGATCCTGCAATGTTTACAGGTCTGACCCGTTCAGCTTATGCAGCAGCCCGGGAAAATCCGGAGGTTTTGGACCAGGTCTACTGCTACTGCAACTGTAGTGAGCCCCCTTTCTATCACAAGAGCCTTCTGAGCTGCTTTACAGGAAATCACGGGGCGGGTTGACTACTCTGTCAGCAGGAGGCCTTGAGGGCTTCCCAGACTTACAAGGAAGGTAAAAAAATCGAAGATGTCAAGGCAACAATAGACAGGGAATTCGGGATGTAG
- a CDS encoding TIGR04219 family outer membrane beta-barrel protein, protein MKKFGFLIPLTVVFTVLLLITPGRTYALGLEAAVGYWNQAPSGDLQYSSNDLVENNLDLKENLKYDSKARPYLRVKADLPLFLPNIYFMATPMKYEGQGSKDLSFTFGNKTFDPTVPFNSVLKADHYDIAVYYSLPFLNTATAGSLNVELGLNLRIIDFEAKISQGDQSESASYTLPIPMIYAAVQLKPVDLFSIEAEIRGITYGSNSYYDLIARMKVKPVGPVFIAGGYRYEKIKIDHNDVRASMEFKGPFIEAGVSF, encoded by the coding sequence GTGAAAAAATTTGGTTTTTTAATCCCCTTGACGGTGGTCTTTACGGTTCTACTCCTTATCACGCCAGGTAGAACTTATGCACTTGGTCTTGAGGCAGCAGTAGGATACTGGAATCAGGCCCCATCAGGTGATCTGCAGTACAGTAGTAATGACTTGGTTGAAAACAACCTTGATCTTAAGGAAAACCTCAAGTATGACAGCAAGGCCAGACCCTATCTCCGGGTAAAGGCTGACCTGCCGCTCTTTCTTCCGAATATCTACTTCATGGCAACCCCGATGAAGTATGAAGGCCAGGGGTCCAAGGATTTGAGCTTTACATTCGGAAATAAAACGTTTGATCCAACGGTTCCGTTTAATTCAGTACTGAAGGCAGACCACTATGACATTGCGGTTTATTACTCCCTGCCCTTTCTCAATACTGCCACTGCCGGCAGTCTCAATGTGGAATTGGGTTTAAACCTGAGGATTATTGACTTTGAAGCAAAGATCTCCCAGGGAGATCAGTCGGAATCTGCAAGCTATACCCTTCCGATCCCCATGATCTATGCCGCAGTCCAGTTAAAACCTGTTGATTTGTTCAGCATTGAGGCGGAGATAAGGGGAATTACATACGGTTCAAACAGTTATTATGACCTCATAGCCAGGATGAAGGTAAAACCCGTAGGCCCTGTCTTTATTGCCGGCGGATACAGATATGAAAAGATCAAGATAGACCATAATGACGTAAGGGCATCTATGGAATTTAAAGGACCATTCATAGAGGCAGGTGTAAGCTTCTGA